One Brassica napus cultivar Da-Ae chromosome A5, Da-Ae, whole genome shotgun sequence DNA window includes the following coding sequences:
- the LOC106375052 gene encoding HVA22-like protein f: MGVLIVIAKRFDALIGPGVMLLYPLYASLRAIESPTMLDDQQWLTYWIIYSLTTIFELSVWRVLAWLPFWPYLKLLFCMWLVLPMFSGAAYIYSNFVRKYVQFGMHVGEGTSYTDEQRRVLQMMSLDARKSVQDYVDRFGWDSVEKAIKAAERETKKH, translated from the exons ATGGGTGTACTTATTGTAATTGCAAAACGTTTTGATGCTCTGATTGG GCCGGGAGTTATGCTTCTCTACCCTTT GTATGCATCGTTACGAGCAATAGAGAGTCCAACGATGTTAGATGATCAACAATGGCTTACATATTGGATCATTTACTCCTTAACTACAATATTCGAATTATCCGTTTGGAGAGTCCTTGCCTG GCTACCGTTTTGGCCATACTTGAAACTTTTGTTCTGCATGTGGTTGGTGTTACCAATGTTCAGTGGTGCAGCGTACATCTACTCCAATTTTGTGAGAAAATACGTTCAGTTTGGAATGCATGTTGGAGAAGGAACGAGTTATACAGATGAACAGAGAAGAGTTTTACAGATGATGAGTCTTGATGCTAGAAAATCGGTTCAAGATTATGTTGACCGGTTTGGATGGGATTCTGTTGAGAAAGCAATCAAAGCG GCTGAACGAGAAACGAAAAAGCATTGA
- the LOC106377401 gene encoding protodermal factor 1, translated as MRGMKSLTIWAIFAAVLSQQLFASVASIKFEDEKTYYSPPDPNAGSPPSGTPPSHGGYTPTPSTPSHTPPSNCGSPPYDPSPPSHTPTPSTPSHTPSTPSHTPSTPSHTPTPSTPSHTPTPSHTSPPCHCGTPPSHPSTPSRPSRPSHPSRPSRPSTPSNPPSGGYYSSPPPSTPVVVTPPTPIVDPGTPSTGGTPPSSGGYYSSPPPSTPVVETPPTPIVDPGTPIVGETPPTPSSGGYYSSPPPSTPVIETPPTPIVDPGTPIIGGTPPTPFIDPGTPGTPFLPAPFPPITGTCDYWRNHPTLIWGLLGWWGTVGGAFGAVSIPSSIPGFDPHMNLLQALSNTRTDAIGSLYREGTASWLNSMVNNQFPFTTSQVRDQFLAGLSSTKAATKQAQTFKLANEGRLKPRI; from the exons atgagAGGGATGAAGAGTCTTACCATTTGGGCTATCTTTGCTGCTGTACTCTCCCAGCAGCTCTTTGCTTCTGTTGCTTCCATAAAGTTTGAGGATGAGAAAACATACTACTCTCCTCCTGACCCAAATGCAGGATCTCCTCCCTCTG GAACTCCTCCATCACACGGAGGATACACTCCAACCCCTTCAACTCCATCACATACCCCTCCTTCTAACTGTGGAAGTCCACCTTACGACCCAAGTCCTCCATCTCacactccaactccttctactCCATCTCACACTCCTTCAACTCCATCTCACACTCCCTCAACTCCTTCTCATACTCCAACTCCTTCGACTCCATCTCACACACCAACTCCATCACACACTAGTCCTCCTTGCCACTGTGGAACTCCACCTTCACACCCTTCCACACCTTCACGGCCTTCAAGGCCTTCACACCCATCCAGGCCTTCACGCCCTTCCACGCCTTCAAATCCTCCTTCTGGTGGATACTACTCATCTCCTCCACCAAGTACTCCTGTCGTTGTGACTCCACCAACACCCATTGTTGACCCAGGCACACCCAGTACTGGAGGAACCCCTCCTTCTTCTGGTGGATATTACTCATCTCCTCCACCAAGTACTCCAGTCGTTGAGACTCCACCAACACCTATTGTTGACCCAGGCACACCCATCGTTGGAGAAACCCCACCAACTCCTTCTTCTGGTGGATATTACTCATCTCCTCCACCAAGTACTCCAGTCATTGAGACTCCACCAACACCCATTGTTGACCCAGGCACACCCATCATTGGAGGAACCCCACCAACTCCTTTTATTGACCCTGGCACTCCTGGAACCCCCTTCCTTCCTGCTCCTTTTCCACCAATCACTGGAACATGCGA TTACTGGAGAAACCACCCTACGTTGATTTGGGGTCTTCTTGGCTGGTGGGGAACTGTTGGAGGAGCTTTTGGTGCAGTCAGTATTCCCAGTAGCATTCCAGGGTTTGATCCTCACATGAACCTTCTTCAGGCTCTTTCCAACACCCGCACAGATGCCATTGGATCTCTCTACCGTGAAGGCACAGCGTCTTGGTTAAACTCAATGGTCAACAATCAGTTCCCTTTCACAACCTCTCAAGTCAGAGACCAGTTTCTGGCAGGACTTTCCTCAACCAAGGCAGCCACAAAACAGGCCCAGACCTTCAAGCTTGCCAATGAAGGTCGTCTTAAGCCTAGAATCTGA
- the LOC106377405 gene encoding citrate synthase 3, peroxisomal-like translates to MEEISERVKARLAVISAHLTSADPLESGSPAIERWTTSADINPPPHGSLKGALTVVDERTGKKYQVPVSDDGTVKAVDLKKISMGKEDKGIKLYDPGYLNTAPVRSSISYIDGDEGILRYRGYPIEEMAENSTFLEVAYLLMYGNLPSESQLSDWEFAVSQHSAVPQGVLDIIQSMPHDAHPMGVLVSAMSALSIFHPDANPALRGQDIYDSKQVRDKQIIRIIGKAPTIAAAAYLRMAGRPPVLPSGSLSYAENFLYMLDSMGNRSYKPNPRLARVLDILFILHAEHEMNCSTAAARHLASSGVDVYTAVAGAVGALYGPLHGGANEAVLKMLSEIGSVDNIPEFIEGVKNRKRKMSGFGHRVYKNYDPRAKVIKKLADEVFSIVGRDPLIEVAVALEKAALSDDYFVKRKLYPNVDFYSGLIYRAMGFPPEFFTVLFAIPRMAGYLSHWKESLDDPDTKIMRPQQVYTGVWLRHYTPVKERDEPKESDKLSQVSTSNASRRRLAGSSV, encoded by the exons ATGGAGGAGATATCAGAGAGAGTTAAAGCTCGATTAGCTGTTATCTCGGCGCATTTGACGTCAGCTGATCCCTTGGAATCAGGATCTCCAGCCATCGAGCGGTGGACCACGTCGGCGGATATCAATCCTCCACCGCATGGATCCTTGAAGGGAGCCTTGACGGTCGTCGACGAGCGCACAGGGAAGAAGTATCAGGTTCCAGTCTCAGATGATGGTACCGTTAAAGCCGTTGATCTCAAGAAG ATTTCGATGGGGAAGGAGGACAAAGGGATTAAACTATATGATCCTGGTTACTTGAACACGGCTCCTGTTCGGTCCTCGATCTCTTACATCGACGGAGATGAAGGGATCCTACGTTATCGTGGGTATCCGATAGAGGAAATGGCTGAGAACAGTACTTTTCTTGAGGTCGCATATCTTCTCA TGTATGGGAATCTACCCTCTGAAAGTCAGCTATCTGATTGGGAGTTTGCTGTTTCTCAGCATTCAGCTGTGCCACAAGGAGTTCTA GATATAATACAGTCTATGCCTCATGATGCACACCCCATGGGAGTTCTTGTGAGTGCAATGAGTGCTCTTTCCATCTTCCATCCTGATGCTAATCCTGCTCTCAGG GGACAGGATATTTACGACTCAAAGCAAGTTAGAGATAAACAAATTATTCGCATTATTGGAAAGGCACCAACTATTGCAGCAGCTGCTTACTTGAGGATGGCAGGGAGGCCTCCTGTTCTTCCTTCAGGAAGCCTTTCTTATGCTGAGAACTTCCTCTATATGCTCGATTCCAT GGGAAACCGATCCTATAAACCTAACCCTCGGCTAGCTCGGGTGTTAGACATCCTCTTCATACTACATGCTGAGCATGAAATGAACTGCTCCACCGCTGCTGCTCGGCATCTTGCCTCTAG TGGTGTTGATGTGTACACTGCTGTTGCTGGAGCCGTGGGTGCGCTTTACGGTCCACTTCATGGCGGTGCAAACGAG GCTGTGCTTAAGATGTTGTCAGAGATTGGGAGTGTTGATAACATTCCAGAGTTCATAGAGGGTGTGAAGAACAG GAAGAGGAAGATGTCTGGTTTTGGACACCGTGTGTACAAAAACTATGACCCAAGAGCTAAAGTCATCAAGAAGCTAGCAGATGAAGTGTTCTCCATTGTTGGAAGAGATCCTCTAATTGAAGTAGCCGTTGCTCTGGAGAAGGCAGCTCTTTCTGATGATTACTTTGTTAAGAGGAAGCTTTATCCAAATGTTGATTTCTACTCTGGTTTAATCTACag GGCAATGGGGTTTCCACCAGAGTTCTTTACCGTCTTGTTTGCTATTCCTCGCATGGCTGGATACTTGTCTCATTGGAAAGAGTCGTTGGATGATCCTGACACCAAGATCATGAGGCCACAACAG GTGTACACCGGAGTGTGGCTTAGGCATTACACACCAGTTAAAGAGAGGGATGAGCCAAAGGAGTCAGACAAGTTGAGTCAAGTCTCTACTTCTAATGCATCAAGAAGACGTTTGGCTGGATCTTCAGTTTAG
- the LOC106377404 gene encoding receptor like protein 29 gives MKTKRALPSPTSLLFHLLITPLFLCEANTVSMPPSESETLFTIMDSMSSDQQWRRSHPNPCAPGSSWPGIECKTGPDRLPHVSRLDFGSAPNPSCKSSASFPHLIFSLPFLQSVFFFNCFTHLPTTIIFPIKLLPNSSLQQLSLRSNPSLSGQIPPLISSLTSLQILTLSQNKLTGAIPPVLFSLKNLLHLDLSYNKLTGTIPLQLGNLNSLLGLDLSYNSLTGLIPHTISQLGTLQKLDLSSNALSGAIPQGLEKLRSLSFIALSNNRLRGAFPKGLSKLESLQYFIMDNNPMHAPLPVDLGLLPKLQEIQLENSGYSGVIPESYTRLMNLSSLSLANNKLTGEIPPGFDSLPHVFHLNLSRNSLIGVVPFDSSFLRRLGKNLDLSGNRGLCLNPEDEFSVVKTGVGVCGRNVTSGPSPKISQASTSRCCYGSCLLANALFQVVLFLGLRHHR, from the coding sequence ATGAAGACTAAAAGAGCTTTACCCTCTCCTACCTCACTCCTCTTCCATCTCCTGATAACACCTCTCTTCCTCTGCGAAGCCAACACAGTCTCAATGCCTCCTTCTGAGTCAGAGACTCTCTTCACAATCATGGACTCAATGTCATCAGATCAACAATGGCGTCGCTCTCACCCAAACCCCTGCGCACCTGGCTCGTCCTGGCCGGGTATCGAATGCAAAACCGGTCCAGACCGGTTACCTCACGTCTCAAGACTCGATTTCGGCTCAGCTCCTAACCCATCTTGTAAATCCTCAGCTTCGTTCCCTCACCTAATCTTCTCCCTCCCTTTTCTCCAatcagtcttcttcttcaactgcTTCACTCACCTCCCAACCACAATCATCTTCCCCATCAAGCTCCTCCCTAACTCCTCTCTCCAACAGCTCAGCCTCAGATCAAACCCTTCCCTCTCAGGTCAAATCCCTCCTCTCATCTCATCCCTCACATCCTTACAAATCCTCACCCTCTCACAGAACAAACTAACCGGAGCCATCCCTCCCGTTCTCTTCTCCTTAAAAAACCTCCTCCACCTCGACCTCAGCTACAACAAGCTCACAGGCACCATCCCACTCCAACTAGGTAACCTCAACAGCCTCCTCGGGCTAGACCTAAGCTACAACTCCTTAACGGGCCTCATCCCCCACACAATCTCCCAACTGGGCACGCTTCAAAAACTCGACTTGAGCTCGAACGCTCTCTCCGGAGCCATCCCGCAAGGCCTCGAAAAGCTTCGGTCTTTATCGTTTATAGCGCTGAGCAACAACAGACTCAGAGGAGCTTTCCCGAAAGGACTCTCGAAGCTCGAGAGCTTACAGTACTTCATAATGGATAACAACCCGATGCACGCGCCCCTCCCCGTCGATCTGGGGCTCCTCCCGAAGCTTCAAGAGATCCAGCTCGAGAACTCTGGTTACTCCGGCGTGATCCCGGAGAGTTACACGAGGCTGATGAATCTCAGCTCGTTGTCTCTGGCCAACAACAAGTTAACGGGAGAGATCCCACCAGGGTTTGATTCTTTGCCTCACGTTTTCCATCTGAATCTCAGCAGGAACTCGCTGATCGGTGTGGTTCCGTTTGATTCGAGTTTTTTGAGACGGTTGGGTAAGAATTTGGATTTGAGCGGGAACAGAGGGTTGTGTCTGAATCCGGAGGATGAGTTTAGTGTCGTTAAGACAGGAGTTGGTGTCTGCGGGAGGAATGTTACTAGTGGTCCGTCGCCGAAGATATCTCAAGCGTCTACTTCTCGGTGTTGTTACGGATCTTGCTTGTTGGCTAATGCTCTGTTTCAGGTGGTTCTGTTTCTGGGATTACGTCATCATCGGTAA
- the LOC106450606 gene encoding chaperone protein dnaJ C76, chloroplastic-like produces the protein MAQLLSPVCTDLLKFQSSVLSSRSSTSRFSAKTSGAASSWCLRKRRSSSSIGRLRVATEDASSLSTGDVADDYYAVLGLLPDATPEEIKKAYYNCMKSCHPDLSGNDPETTNFCMFINDVYEILSDPVQRMVYDEIHGYAVTATNPFLDDSTPKDHVFVDEFACIGCKNCANVAPDIFQIEEDFGRARACNQRGNPDLLQQAVETCPVDCIYQTSAAQLSLLEDEMRRVERVNVALMLSGMGSGAVDVFRMARSRWEKRQAKVLNQARSRMMKRKSTDEEPSYWDNLWGKDNQYQKSEEEVQERAQRAAAAARRWREYSRRGVDKRPTFKLPDSSSSSRGDN, from the exons ATGGCGCAGCTACTCTCCCCTGTTTGCACTGATCTCTTAAAGTTTCAGAGCTCTGTTCTTAGCTCCAGATCAAGTACCTCGCGATTCTCGGCGAAGACTAGCGGCGCTGCTTCGTCGTGGTGCTTACGAAAGAGACGAAGCAGCAGCTCCATCGGAAGATTGAGAGTTGCAACGGAAGACGCTTCTTCTCTCTCCACCGGCGACGTCGCCGATGACTACTACGCCGTTCTCGGATTG CTTCCAGATGCGACACCAGAGGAGATTAAGAAAGCTTATTATAACTGTATGAAGTCTTGTCATCCTGACTTGAGTGGGAACGACCCTGAAACCACAAACTTCTGCATGTTCATTAACGATGTTTACGAG ATTCTTAGTGACCCTGTGCAGAGAATGGTTTACGATGAGATCCATGGGTACGCAGTGACTGCTACCAATCCTTTTCTTGATGACTCTACCCCGAAAGATCATGTCTTTGTTGATGAGTTTGCTTGTATAG GGTGCAAGAACTGTGCCAATGTGGCTCCGGATATATTTCAGATTGAGGAAGACTTTGGGAGAGCAAGGGCGTGTAACCAGCGTGGCAACCCTGATTTGCTTCAGCAAGCAGTTGAAACATG CCCGGTTGATTGTATCTACCAGACTTCTGCGGCGCAGTTGTCGTTGCTTGAAGATGAGATGCGTAGGGTTGAGAGAGTGAAT GTTGCTCTGATGCTTTCTGGAATGGGGTCAGGAGCTGTTGATGTTTTCAGAATG GCGAGATCTCGATGGGAAAAGAGGCAAGCAAAAGTCTTG AATCAAGCTAGAAGTAGAATGATGAAGCGGAAAAGCACAGACGAAGAACCTTCCTATTGGGATAACCTCTGGGGGAAAGATAATCAATACCAGAAAAGCG AGGAAGAAGTACAAGAACGGGCACAGCGAGCCGCCGCAGCAGCCAGGAGATGGAGGGAATATTCACGAAGAGGCGTGGATAAGAGGCCCACCTTCAAACTCCCTgactcctcctcttcctccagAGGAGACAACTga
- the LOC125574771 gene encoding agamous-like MADS-box protein AGL5 isoform X2 — protein sequence MEGGASDEVAESSKKIGRGKIEIKRIENTTNRQVTFCKRRNGLLKKAYELSVLCDAEVALVIFSTRGRLYEYANNSVRGTIERYKKACSDAVNPPSVTEANTQYYQQESSKLRRQIRDIQNLNRHILGESLGSLNLKELKNLEGRLEKGIGRVRSKKHEMLVAEIEYMQKREIELQNDNMYLRSKINERAGMQQQEASVIHQQGTVYESSSHQSEQYNRNYIPVNLLEPNQNSSDQNQPPLQLV from the exons ATGGAGGGTGGTGCGAGTGATGAAGTAGCAGAGAGCAGCAAGAAGATAGGGAGAGGGAAGATAGAGATAAAGAGGATAGAGAACACCACGAATCGCCAAGTCACTTTCTGCAAAAGACGCAATGGTCTGCTCAAGAAAGCTTATGAGCTCTCTGTCTTGTGTGACGCTGAGGTTGCTCTTGTCATCTTCTCCACTCGCGGTCGTCTCTACGAGTACGCCAACAACAG TGTAAGAGGAACGATCGAAAGGTACAAGAAAGCTTGCTCCGACGCTGTTAATCCTCCTTCCGTCACTGAAGCTAATACTCAA TACTATCAGCAAGAGTCATCTAAGCTACGGAGACAGATCCGGGACATTCAGAATCTGAACAGACACATTCTTGGTGAATCTCTCGGTTCCTTGAACCTCAAGGAACTCAAGAACCTCGAAGGTAGGCTTGAAAAAGGCATCGGTCGTGTCCGCTCCAAGAAG CATGAGATGCTAGTTGCAGAGATAGAGTACATGCAAAAAAGG GAGATCGAGCTTCAAAACGATAACATGTATCTCCGATCCAAG ATAAACGAAAGAGCGGGAATGCAGCAGCAGGAAGCGAGTGTGATACATCAACAAGGGACGGTTTACGAGTCATCTTCTCATCAGTCGGAGCAGTACAACCGGAACTATATTCCGGTTAACCTTCTTGAACCAAATCAGAACTCCTCCGACCAAAACCAACCACCTCTCCAACTTGTTTAA
- the LOC106377403 gene encoding serine/threonine-protein phosphatase 5, with product METKNENSDVSRAEEMKNQANEAFKGHKFSQAIDLYTQAIELNGNNAVYWANRAFAHTKLEEYGSAIQDASKAIEIDPKYSKGYYRRGAAYLAMGKFKDALKDFQQVKRICPNDPDATRKLRECEKAVKKLKFEEAISVPVSERISVAESIDFHTIEVESQYSGARIEGEEVTLDFVKQMLEEFKNQKTLHKRYAYQIVLQTRKILQALPSLVDISVPNGKHFTVCGDVHGQFYDLLNIFELNGLPSEENPYLFNGDFVDRGSFSVEIILTLFAFKCMSPSSIYLARGNHESKSMNKIYGFEGEVRSKLSEKFVELFAEVFCYLPLAHVINEKIFVVHGGLFSVDGVKLSDIRAIDRFCEPPEEGLMCELLWSDPQPLPGRGPSKRGVGLSFGGDVTKRFLEDNNLDLVVRSHEVKDEGYEVDHDGKLITVFSAPNYCDQMGNKGAFIRFEAPDMKPNIVTFTAVPHPDVKPMAYASNFMRMFN from the exons ATGGAGACTAAGAATGAAAACTCTGATGTTTCACGGGCCGAGGAGATGAAGAATCAGGCCAACGAAGCTTTTAAAG GTCACAAATTCTCCCAGGCTATTGATCTTTATACACAAGCTATAGAACTCAACGGCAACAACGCTGTGTATTGGGCAAACCGTGCATTTGCTCACACAAAGTTGGAGGAATATGGCAGTGCAATACAGGACGCATCAAAGGCCATTGAAATTGATCCAAAATACTCAAAG GGCTATTACAGACGCGGTGCTGCTTATCTTGCCATGGGAAAATTTAAGGATGCCTTGAAAGACTTCCAACAA gttAAAAGGATATGTCCTAATGACCCTGATGCGACAAGAAAGCTAAGGGAGTGTGAGAAAGCAGTGAAGAAACTGAAATTTGAAGAAGCAATCTCTGTACCTGTGTCTGAAAGGATCTCGGTGGCTGAGTCCATTGACTTCCACACAATTG AGGTTGAATCACAATACTCTGGTGCTAGAATCGAGGGAGAGGAAGTCACCTTGGATTTTGTGAAACAGATGCTGGAAGAGTTCAAGAACCAAAAGACATTGCATAAACG GTATGCATATCAAATTGTCTTACAGACAAGGAAAATCTTGCAAGCACTGCCTTCCCTGGTTGATATCAGTGTACCTAACGGCAAGCATTTCACGGTCTGCGGTGATGTTCATGGTCAG TTCTACGATCTCTTAAACATCTTTGAGCTTAACGGCCTCCCTTCCGAGGAGAATCCATACTTGTTCAATGGTGACTTTGTGGACAGAGGATCCTTTTCTGTGGAGATAATCCTGACTCTGTTTGCCTTTAAGTGCATGAGTCCCTCAT CCATTTATCTAGCTAGAGGGAATCACGAGAGCAAGAGCATGAACAAGATATATGGCTTTGAGGGTGAGGTTCGGTCCAAGTTGAGTGAGAAGTTCGTTGAACTCTTTGCCGAGGTCTTCTGTTATCTTCCTTTGGCTCACGTGATCAACGAGAAGATATTTGTGGTGCATGGAGGCCTCTTCAGTGTCGATGGCGTTAAGCTCTCGGACATCAGAGCCATTGATCGATTCTGTGAGCCTCCTGAGGAAG GATTGATGTGTGAGCTGTTGTGGAGTGATCCTCAACCTCTCCCTGGAAGAGGCCCAAGCAAGAGAGGAGTTGGTCTCTCATTTGGTGGAGATGTAACGAAAAGGTTTTTGGAAGACAACAATCTAG ATTTGGTGGTGCGGTCACATGAAGTAAAGGATGAAGGATACGAGGTTGATCATGATGGTAAACTCATCACTGTCTTCTCTGCACCAAACTACTGTGATCAG ATGGGTAACAAGGGAGCCTTCATTCGCTTTGAAGCTCCAGATATGAAGCCAAACATTGTTACATTCACAGCAGTG CCTCATCCGGATGTGAAGCCAATGGCCTATGCAAGCAATTTTATGAGGATGTTCAACTAA
- the LOC125574771 gene encoding agamous-like MADS-box protein AGL5 isoform X1 produces the protein MEGGASDEVAESSKKIGRGKIEIKRIENTTNRQVTFCKRRNGLLKKAYELSVLCDAEVALVIFSTRGRLYEYANNSVRGTIERYKKACSDAVNPPSVTEANTQYYQQESSKLRRQIRDIQNLNRHILGESLGSLNLKELKNLEGRLEKGIGRVRSKKVNNFHFLQSLYMLRLDLILDPYVLFFAQHEMLVAEIEYMQKREIELQNDNMYLRSKINERAGMQQQEASVIHQQGTVYESSSHQSEQYNRNYIPVNLLEPNQNSSDQNQPPLQLV, from the exons ATGGAGGGTGGTGCGAGTGATGAAGTAGCAGAGAGCAGCAAGAAGATAGGGAGAGGGAAGATAGAGATAAAGAGGATAGAGAACACCACGAATCGCCAAGTCACTTTCTGCAAAAGACGCAATGGTCTGCTCAAGAAAGCTTATGAGCTCTCTGTCTTGTGTGACGCTGAGGTTGCTCTTGTCATCTTCTCCACTCGCGGTCGTCTCTACGAGTACGCCAACAACAG TGTAAGAGGAACGATCGAAAGGTACAAGAAAGCTTGCTCCGACGCTGTTAATCCTCCTTCCGTCACTGAAGCTAATACTCAA TACTATCAGCAAGAGTCATCTAAGCTACGGAGACAGATCCGGGACATTCAGAATCTGAACAGACACATTCTTGGTGAATCTCTCGGTTCCTTGAACCTCAAGGAACTCAAGAACCTCGAAGGTAGGCTTGAAAAAGGCATCGGTCGTGTCCGCTCCAAGAAGGTTAATAACTTTCACTTCCTTCAATCCCTTTATATGCTTCGACTTGATCTGATTCTTGACCCTTACGTTTTATTCTTCGCCCAGCATGAGATGCTAGTTGCAGAGATAGAGTACATGCAAAAAAGG GAGATCGAGCTTCAAAACGATAACATGTATCTCCGATCCAAG ATAAACGAAAGAGCGGGAATGCAGCAGCAGGAAGCGAGTGTGATACATCAACAAGGGACGGTTTACGAGTCATCTTCTCATCAGTCGGAGCAGTACAACCGGAACTATATTCCGGTTAACCTTCTTGAACCAAATCAGAACTCCTCCGACCAAAACCAACCACCTCTCCAACTTGTTTAA